The sequence below is a genomic window from Desulfopila inferna.
TCCTTCTTTTCCCGGTAGATGCTGCAGTCCTTCGACTTAAAAAAACTGAACAGGGTGGATGGCTTTTCTGTTTTTTCGCCATCTTCAGTGGGTTCAAGACTATCGTAATTGCGGAGATCGTGCTGCAGGTCAGCAACATTCTGGTAACGGGAACCCAGATCGCGCTTCAGCATTTTCAGGATAATCTGCTGAATAGCGGGAGGAATCGACTGCTCATAATGTCGTGGTGGCACAGGATCTTTATTGAGCCGCTGCTCCACATCCACAACCTTACTCGAGCGTTTGAAAGGTATTTGCCCGGTCAGCATTTCATAAAAAGTTATACCCAGGCTGTAAATATCGCTTTGTTTGGAACTCCTGTTGCCGCAAAGCTGCTCCGGTGAAATATAATACGGTGTTCCGTGAGGTTGAGAGAAATCATCGGCCAGGTAGTCGCGCAGGCCGAGATGACGGGCAAGTCCGAAATCGACGAGCTTGATACCATCATTGGGAAGAATCATTATGTTTTCAGGTTTGACATCAAGATGGAGCACCGATCTGGAATGTAGATAGCCGAGCGCCTGGCAGACCTTGAGGCAGACCGACACCGCCTCCTTTAACGGAAATATCTGGCGGACCTGCAGAGCTGTCTTGAGATCCTGCCCGGCAATATACTCCTGAACGAGATAGAGATGTGAGATTGGTCTGACCAGAAACCTGACCACGGTTCGATGATTGAGGTACCGGCTCAGGTATTCTTCGTTCTGATAATGGTAAAACAGGACGGGATGATTAAGAATGTTGTCGAGTGGAATTTTCAGGACGACGGAGTTATCCGACAGGCTGTCATCAGCCAGATAGAGATGGGCCGCAGCCCCTTTATGAAGCAGCTCCTGAATCGTAAACCCATCGATTATATCACCAATTTCAGGTAGTTCCATCTTTTCCTCTCTTTTCTTGTCCGGCCCCTGGCCGTCGGCATGTTCGGAGGACTCTTCCAGCCTCGCTCCAATAAAATATATGTTTTAGCTCTAGATATTCATAGATCAATCGTATATCTGATCATGAGTTTTTGCAAGAACGGGCTTTCATCCTTCCGGCTGCTTCTGCAAATGGCCGGCGGAATGGATGGTTGAGATGCCGGGAGAAATGCATAGTATATCGATATGGAGCTTAATTTGCTCCGGTTTTATACATCTCAACCAAGAAAGAGGTGAAAAAATGGTTACAAAAGACGAACTTTGCAAAAAAATAGAAGCGATACATCCTCATATGGGAGTTTGCGGCATTGATTTTAATGTCGATTATGACGATAAAGCCGAAGCCTGGGCGGTGGATTACCATCAGGGCAAGCGGCACCTCAGAACTTTTGTAGATTTCGATGAGGCCGACTCATGTCTTGAAAAGGAAAAATGTTTGCCGCTGGGCCTACAGATAGGCCAGTTAAGAAACAATTTTGAGAAATATATTCATGAGCATGCCCTTGAAAAGGACAACTAAACCACCAGGATATCCCGTGCCCTGCACACGACAGGGCAGGAGATACTCATCCACACTACTGCGAGCAAAAGGTGGTTGACAATAATAGAGCATTACTCTATTTTCTAGTATTTGCAGGGGGTGGCACAATATGCCTGAGATGATACCCATAGAACCTGATCTGGTTTATTCCAGCGTAGGGAATCGCAAAAATGAACCATGCTCTTTCACATGTTTCCATCATCTCTGTTTCCACTTGACCCTACAGCTTACTTTCCCAGGAAAAGAGGTGATACATGTCGAATCTTGCCGAAAAAGCAGCCGCTAATCTTCGGGCTGTCCGCACCGCCGCGCCCCTGATCCATAATATTACCAATTTTGTGGTGATGAATTTCACCGCCAACAGTCTACTCGCCATGGGAGCCTCTCCGGTGATGGCACATGCTGAAAACGAAGTTGTCGATATGGTAGCTCATGCCGGCGCTCTAGTTCTCAATATCGGCACCTTGACCGATTCCTGGGTGGAATCGATGATCAAGGCGGGTCGGGCTGCTGCAGCACGGAACACTCCCATAATTCTCGATCCGGTGGGTGCCGGCGCCACTCCACTTCGTACGCAATCGGCCAAAAGGATAATCGATGAGACGCGGGTCGGTATTATCAGAGGAAACGCCTCGGAAATTCTTTCCCTGCGCCACCCCGATTCCGCCACCAAAGGTGTGGATGCGCTTCATTCAGTGGATGAAGCCGAGGAGAGCGCCAAAGTTCTGGCCAGGGAGCTGGATGCTACCCTGGCTATCACCGGGCCGGTTGATCTGGTAACCGATGGCGACCGCGTTCTCAAGATCTCCAACGGTCATCCGCTGATGCCTTATATCACCGGGACGGGATGCGGTGCAAGCGCTGTAATCGGCGCCTTCGCCGCAGTTGATAAGGATTTCGTCTCGGCGGCGGCGACCGCGCTTGCCTTTTTTGGTCTTGCAGGGGAGAAGGCAGCTCTCTCTGCCAATGCCCCGGGAAGCTTCATGATCGCCTTGCTCGATGCGCTCTATACCATTTCACCCGTGGATCTGCTAGCCGGCGCCAGGATAGAGGAAATATAATTACAATGATCGACTATTCGCTTTATCTTGTTACCGACTCTCATCTTTCGCTGGGCAGGACAACTGCGGAAGTTGTGGCCTCCGCCGTCAAAGGCGGGGTCAGTTGTGTACAGCTGCGCGAAAAAAACCTGACAAAGCATGAGTTTTTGGACAATGCCCAAATCCTGAAAGAACTGCTTGCTCCCCTGGGCATACCCCTGATCATCAATGATTATCCCGACATTGCTCTTGCAGTCAACGCCGAGGGCGTTCATCTCGGCCAGAACGACATGCCTGTCAGAGAGGCCCGGGACCTGCTGGGTAAAAACAAACTAATCGGCATTTCCGCGGAATGCCTGGAAGATGCGATCAGGGCTGAACAACAGGGCGCCGACTATATAGGGGTAAGTCCGGTTTTTGCAACCACCAGTAAAGCAGATACCGGTATGCCGTTGGGCCTGGAGGGAATCCGCAGGATTCGCCGCCATGTCAGGCTGCCGCTTGTAGCCATCGGGGGAATCACCAGTATGAATACCGGCAGGGTTATTGCCGCAGGGGCCGACGGTATTGCCGTTATTTCGGCCATTGTCTCCGCCGCCTCCCCTGAGGAGTCGGCGCGAATGCTCACAGAGCTGATAGCAGAGGCACGACGGGTACACCATGACTGCAACTAAAACGTCAGCTCCGTCCATAACCTTCACCGACATCTGTCTTGATTTTGAAAACGAGACTCTTTTCGATCACCTCAGCTTCAGCGTGGCCGCGGGCAAATGCACCTGCATCCTGGGGCCCAGCGGCTGCGGGAAATCAACACTGCTCAGGATGGTTTCCGGAAACAGCAGTCTGCGCTATAGCGGCAGTATTTCCTTCTCTACCGACAATCACCAAGTAGGCTGGATGAGTCAAAACGACCTTCTGCTCCCCTGGATGACCCTGCACGACAATGTCATGCTGGGCGCCAGGCTGCGCGGCGAAGTGGACGACAGTGTCCGTGACAGGGCGTCCATGCTGCTCGAACATGCGGGATTGTCACAGTACGAGAAGGCCCTGCCGGCCACCCTTTCCGGAGGAATGCGCCAGCGCGGCGCACTGCTTCGCACCCTTATGGAAGAACGAGCGCTTCTGCTCATGGATGAACCTTTCTCGGCACTCGATGCTCTGACCAGGATGAAACTGCAGGATCTTGCGGCTCACATGACCCGGGGCAAAACGGTACTGCTGGTCACCCATGATCCCCTGGAGGCGTTGCGGATGGGAGACGAGATTATTGTTTTCACCAATGCCCCCGGCGGAGTGAACAGATTTGCCGATCTGCCGGGCAGCGTGCCCCGTAAGGCGGGAGATCCCGCCATTGCCCCCTTCTATACCAATCTGCTGGCTCTTCTGATGAGAGAGAACGTATGAAGTTCCTCAGGATTGCAAGCCTGATCGCCGGAGGAATTCTTCTCTGGCAGGTAGTGGTGATTATCAGTGGAGCTCCCCACTACATCCTGCCCGGGCCGTTGCCGGTGGTCCGTGCCATTGTCAGCCACTGGCCCGAATTATGGCATCATCTGCAGACCACATTGCTGGAAATTATCGCAGGGTTGATCATCGGCACCTTTCTGGGGAGCATCAGCGCCCTGGTGATGACGCTCTCGCCCCTGCTGAAGCGCTGGATGCTGCCGGTGCTGGTGATCAGCCAGGCCATCCCGGTATTTGCACTGGCGCCGGTGCTGGTGCTCTGGCTCGGTTACGGCATGGCCTCAAAGATAGCCATGGCGGTGCTGATTATCTATTTTCCGGTAACATCCTCCTTCTATTACGGGATGCAGCGCACCGACCGTGATCTGCTCGAACTCGCCAGAATAATGGGGGCCGGCAAAATCGCCCTTTTTCGTTTCATCATTATCCCCAACGCTCTGCCTCCCTTCGGCTCCGGTCTCAGGGTAGCTACGGCAGTCGCACCAATCGGAGCCATAGTCGGCGAGTGGGTGGGCTCCAGTGCGGGTCTTGGCTTCTATATGCTTCATGCCAATGCCCGGATGCAGATAGATATCATGTTTGCCGCCCTGACCGTACTTGCCCTTATCTCCCTGACTCTCTATTTCGTCGTTGACGCCATCATAACCAGAATTCTTTTCTGGGAAACACAAAAGGATCTCATTCATGAAAAAACCAGGTAAGGTATTATGCTTTGTTTTTGCCGCACTGCTGCTTTTCTCCGGCAGTGCTGGCGCTGCAGAAAAACTGACAGTGCTGCTCGACTGGTTCGTCAATCCCGACCACGCCCCTATCTTCGTCGCTCAGGAAAAGGGCTTTTTCAAGGAAAAAGGGCTGGAGCTGGAAATTATCGCCCCATCCAATCCCAACGATCCGCCCAAACTTGTGGCCGCCCAAAAAGCCGACATTGCCGTATCATACCAGCACCAGCACCATATGCAGGTTGATCAGGGTCTGCCACTGGTCAGAATTGCCACTCTGGTTGCCACGCCCCTGAACTCTCTGGTGGTTCTTGCCGATGGCGATATTGACAGCCTCGCCGATCTCAAAGGAAAAACCATCGGCTACTCGGTAGGCGGTTTTGAAACAGTTCTCCTCAAGGTGATGCTGGAGCGTGTCGGATTGACTCTTGACGATATCAAGCTGGTAAATGTCAACTTCTCCCTCTCTCCTTCTCTTTTTACCGGGCAGACCGATGCGGTGATAGGTGCCTTCAGAAACTTCGAGTTGAACCAGATGGACATTGAGAAACGACCGGGAAAGGCCTTCTTTGTTGAAGAACATGGTATTCCGGCCTATGACGAACTGATCCTGATCGCGCATCGCGACCGGATAGGAGATGATGCCCTGCGCCGCTTCGTGGACGCTCTTGAGCAAGGTGTTCAGTATCTCATCAACCATCCCGAGGAAAGCTGGGCTCTTTTCGCCAGTGGATCGCGAAAGAATCTCGATGACGAGCTGAATCGCCGCGCCTGGAGGGATACACTGCCTCGCTTTGCCCTGCGTCCCGGCGCTCTGGACATCAACCGTTATGAAAATTTCGCCCGATTTCTGCAGGAGCAGGAGATTATCGAGACGATCCCGCCTCTGCAAAGCTGGGCTGTTGAACTGCGGTAATCAGTATATTTGCCGCTGCAGCAGAATCTGCAGCGGAGTGACTTTTTTTTATTACTTCACGACAGGGTGGGGTTAAGAGTCCATTTGATATACCAATTCAGGCCGCCGTCTTCTCCTTTTTCGGCGTCCAGGCAGACAATTCCGGAGTTCTGGAAGTGATACACCTTGATATCGGGGGAGCCGGTGGTCAGAAAGGAAAGAAGGCGTTCAAGAAAGGGCATATGACCGACAACCATGCAGTTTTCCGCCGGGTCGATATGCTTTGCATAGTCCCGGACATCATCCAGGGGAGCAATACCGGATACCTGCTCAACAGGGATACTGTCCTGAACAATGTCCCGGAAGAGATCCGCCGTTTGAGCGGCACGCTTTTTTCCTGAATGAATTATTTTCCGAACATTGACCTCATATCCTCTGGCCACTTCGGTAATGAGCTCCGTTTCCTCTATACCCTTTGAGGTAAGTCCTTTTTCCGGATCGACGTCTTTTGAAGCACTTCTGCCATGCTGTACGAGAAAGAGTGCCATTTGCCACCTCCTGATTTTCTGAGTTTTGTCAAAAAGAGGGCCAAAATGTCATATTCGAATACAGTTACCACGTTTGCGGGATACGGCCATATCCCCAGATCATATTTTCATAAACAACAGATCAGACTGATCGGGATAATCCGTGATTCGTGAAAACAAAGGCGCGATATCTTGAGCGCGGACTGTGCGGATGCCGATGAAATAGGACAGCGGCGGTTTGACAGCCACCGCTGTTCCCAAGCAAATTTAGAATTTCTCCCAATGAACAAACTCCTCCATCGCCTTTCTTTTCGGCGCCGGAGGTTCATGATCCGGATATCCCAGTGGCACCAGGGCCACAACTTCGTGGGTAGGCGGAACATTAAGAATATCCCGGGCGCCGTCATGGTCAAACAAACCGACGATAACCGTGCCGAGACCTTGATCATGGGCGGCCAGGCAGAGATTCTCGGTTGCCAGCCCGAGATCATACATAAACCAATCCCCAAGTTTGGTTACCGCCTTGTCATTGTAAAAACCTGATTTTTCCAACCTGCCACATACGGCAATGACAACGGGAGCCTTCTCCATGGCAATTGTTGCAGGATTTTTTTTGCTGATTATGCCTGCGAGCTGCTGCTTTATCCCTTCATCCCTGATGACAACCAGTTCGCAGCACTGGGTGTTGGCCCAGGAAGGCGCCCATCTTGCCGCCTCCAGCACTTTCTGCAGTTTGTTCTCTTCAATCTCGGTTGACTGGTACCTTCTGACACTGCGTCGTGTAGTAAACATTAACCCTCCCTTCGTTTGTGGTCTCTGGCTAGGAGGTTGTCCGAGAATAGGCATTTTCGTTCAGATCAAGGCATTTTCAGGAAATCAAGCACAGCCATATAGCTGATATCGGAGTCTGCGCTTACCTGCGAGCATTGATTTTCTGAAAATAACGCCGAGATGGGCGAAAAGGGCATTTTCGGACGGCCTCCTAGGAAAATTCACCTAAGATCTGCCGGGCAATTATCAGCCGCTGAATCTCGCTGGTTCCCTCATAAATCGTCGTTATTCTGGCATCGCGGGCATACCGCTCAACCGGATAGTCGCGGGTGTAGCCATATCCTCCCAGAATCTGCACGGCCTCATAGCAGGCGCGATTGGCTGCTTCCGTTGCGAACATTTTTGCCATGGATGCTTCCTTGGAAAAGGGACGGCCCTGCTCTTTCCGGTAAGAGGCGCTCATCAGCAGCAGTCGGGCCGCCTCAAGCTCGGTAAAGGCATCGGCAATCTTCCACTGGATTGCCTGAAAATCACTTATTTTTTGGTTGAACTGTTTACGCTCCAGAGAATATCGCGTGGCATACTCCATGGCGGCAAGACCGATACCAAGACCCAGTGAACCGATGCCTATGCGGCCGCCAGCCAGCTCACTTACTGCGGCCCTGAATCCGTCGTTCTGCTCACCCATCAGAGCGTCTTTGGGCACGCGGCAGTCCTGAA
It includes:
- a CDS encoding ABC transporter permease encodes the protein MKFLRIASLIAGGILLWQVVVIISGAPHYILPGPLPVVRAIVSHWPELWHHLQTTLLEIIAGLIIGTFLGSISALVMTLSPLLKRWMLPVLVISQAIPVFALAPVLVLWLGYGMASKIAMAVLIIYFPVTSSFYYGMQRTDRDLLELARIMGAGKIALFRFIIIPNALPPFGSGLRVATAVAPIGAIVGEWVGSSAGLGFYMLHANARMQIDIMFAALTVLALISLTLYFVVDAIITRILFWETQKDLIHEKTR
- a CDS encoding bifunctional serine/threonine-protein kinase/universal stress protein — translated: MELPEIGDIIDGFTIQELLHKGAAAHLYLADDSLSDNSVVLKIPLDNILNHPVLFYHYQNEEYLSRYLNHRTVVRFLVRPISHLYLVQEYIAGQDLKTALQVRQIFPLKEAVSVCLKVCQALGYLHSRSVLHLDVKPENIMILPNDGIKLVDFGLARHLGLRDYLADDFSQPHGTPYYISPEQLCGNRSSKQSDIYSLGITFYEMLTGQIPFKRSSKVVDVEQRLNKDPVPPRHYEQSIPPAIQQIILKMLKRDLGSRYQNVADLQHDLRNYDSLEPTEDGEKTEKPSTLFSFFKSKDCSIYREKKERNKMSVPLEARQILGCIMDDNIADLVVEEVKREALVYGGEITLLVVLEEEDIEPEDVEYTNEVVGTRLVHRIDGYMSTLKKYELPVMLRIKRGNVAENIIEMAESLNADITVLGPPRHPRRSATFSGLFGGSTIDKVSRTLNRKVRVLKPASSGPGPRLQRSERPAGVALENLRLFLADTWVYHLNSLSEAVNTHVEEIKPSAAACPYGEWLEQFVSHLDEEERGAELLKVHEDLHRSVDRIATLEAGQDDFKKVYSTETLPLSSRFMQLLQQIGGSVAKSLRPEGKTD
- the thiE gene encoding thiamine phosphate synthase, whose protein sequence is MIDYSLYLVTDSHLSLGRTTAEVVASAVKGGVSCVQLREKNLTKHEFLDNAQILKELLAPLGIPLIINDYPDIALAVNAEGVHLGQNDMPVREARDLLGKNKLIGISAECLEDAIRAEQQGADYIGVSPVFATTSKADTGMPLGLEGIRRIRRHVRLPLVAIGGITSMNTGRVIAAGADGIAVISAIVSAASPEESARMLTELIAEARRVHHDCN
- a CDS encoding nitroreductase family protein, whose translation is MFTTRRSVRRYQSTEIEENKLQKVLEAARWAPSWANTQCCELVVIRDEGIKQQLAGIISKKNPATIAMEKAPVVIAVCGRLEKSGFYNDKAVTKLGDWFMYDLGLATENLCLAAHDQGLGTVIVGLFDHDGARDILNVPPTHEVVALVPLGYPDHEPPAPKRKAMEEFVHWEKF
- the thiM gene encoding hydroxyethylthiazole kinase, which encodes MSNLAEKAAANLRAVRTAAPLIHNITNFVVMNFTANSLLAMGASPVMAHAENEVVDMVAHAGALVLNIGTLTDSWVESMIKAGRAAAARNTPIILDPVGAGATPLRTQSAKRIIDETRVGIIRGNASEILSLRHPDSATKGVDALHSVDEAEESAKVLARELDATLAITGPVDLVTDGDRVLKISNGHPLMPYITGTGCGASAVIGAFAAVDKDFVSAAATALAFFGLAGEKAALSANAPGSFMIALLDALYTISPVDLLAGARIEEI
- a CDS encoding ABC transporter substrate-binding protein, with the protein product MKKPGKVLCFVFAALLLFSGSAGAAEKLTVLLDWFVNPDHAPIFVAQEKGFFKEKGLELEIIAPSNPNDPPKLVAAQKADIAVSYQHQHHMQVDQGLPLVRIATLVATPLNSLVVLADGDIDSLADLKGKTIGYSVGGFETVLLKVMLERVGLTLDDIKLVNVNFSLSPSLFTGQTDAVIGAFRNFELNQMDIEKRPGKAFFVEEHGIPAYDELILIAHRDRIGDDALRRFVDALEQGVQYLINHPEESWALFASGSRKNLDDELNRRAWRDTLPRFALRPGALDINRYENFARFLQEQEIIETIPPLQSWAVELR
- the sixA gene encoding phosphohistidine phosphatase SixA; amino-acid sequence: MALFLVQHGRSASKDVDPEKGLTSKGIEETELITEVARGYEVNVRKIIHSGKKRAAQTADLFRDIVQDSIPVEQVSGIAPLDDVRDYAKHIDPAENCMVVGHMPFLERLLSFLTTGSPDIKVYHFQNSGIVCLDAEKGEDGGLNWYIKWTLNPTLS
- a CDS encoding ABC transporter ATP-binding protein; translation: MTATKTSAPSITFTDICLDFENETLFDHLSFSVAAGKCTCILGPSGCGKSTLLRMVSGNSSLRYSGSISFSTDNHQVGWMSQNDLLLPWMTLHDNVMLGARLRGEVDDSVRDRASMLLEHAGLSQYEKALPATLSGGMRQRGALLRTLMEERALLLMDEPFSALDALTRMKLQDLAAHMTRGKTVLLVTHDPLEALRMGDEIIVFTNAPGGVNRFADLPGSVPRKAGDPAIAPFYTNLLALLMRENV